One Oryza brachyantha chromosome 3, ObraRS2, whole genome shotgun sequence DNA segment encodes these proteins:
- the LOC102719098 gene encoding leucine-rich repeat extensin-like protein 6, producing MARMRVSAAALFVAVVVASPLLAASQQPPAMAPAANNSRLEKAYVALQALKRAITDDPKNLTHSWCGPEVCNYFGVYCAAAPDDPCARTVAGVDLNHGDLAGTLPEELGLLSDLAVFHLNSNRFCGSLPDSLRNLHRLHEIDVSNNHLSGSFPSQLLCLPDLKYVDLRFNNLCGEVPAAIFEKKIDALFINNNNFDFKLTESFSNSTASVIVLANLPKLGGCLPSSIGDMAGTLNELVLLNSGISSCIPPEIGKLDKLTVLDLSFNSIAGALPDTIGHMRALEQLNVAYNSLAGEIPEAICELPHLKNFTYSHNFFCGEPHRCLEVPHVDDRQNCIAGRPDQRSGEECIAFLHRPPVHCDAHGCIAPLSPPPPPPPPMHYAPPPPVY from the exons ATGGCAAGAATGCgcgtctcggcggcggcgctgttcgtggcggtggtggtggcgtcgCCGCTGCTAGCCGCGTcgcagcagccgccggcgatggcgccggcggcgaacaaCTCGAGGCTGGAGAAGGCGTACGTGGCGCTGCAGGCGCTGAAGCGCGCCATCACGGACGACCCCAAGAACCTGACGCACAGCTGGTGCGGGCCGGAGGTGTGCAACTACTTCGGCGTGTactgcgcggcggcgcccgacGACCCGTGCGCGCGCACGGTGGCCGGCGTGGACCTCAACCACGGCGACCTCGCCGGCACGCTGCCGGAGGAGCTCGGCCTCCTCTCCGACCTCGCCGTCTTCCACCTCAACTCCAACCGCTTCTGCGGCTCCCTCCCCGACTCCCTCCGCAacctccaccgcctccacgAGATCGACGTCAGCAACAACCACCTCTCCGGCTCCTTCCCTTCCCagctcctctgcctccccgaCCTCAAATACGTCGACCTCAG GTTTAACAACCTGTGCGGCGAGGTGCCGGCGGCGATCTTCGAGAAGAAGATAGACGCGCTGttcatcaacaacaacaacttcgACTTCAAGCTGACGGAGAGCTTCAGCAACTCGACGGCGTCGGTGATCGTGCTGGCGAACCTGCCGAAGCTGGGGGGCTGCCTGCCGAGCAGCATAGGCGACATGGCCGGGACGCTCAACGAGCTGGTGCTCCTCAACAGCGGCATCTCCTCCTGCATCCCGCCGGAGATCGGGAAGCTGGACAAGCTCACCGTGCTCGACCTCAGCTTCAACAGCATCGCCGGCGCGCTGCCGGACACCATCGGCCACATGCGGGCGCTGGAGCAGCTCAACGTCGCGTACAACAgcctcgccggcgagatcCCGGAGGCCATCTGCGAGCTGCCCCACCTCAAGAATTTCACCTACTCGCACAACTTCTTCTGCGGCGAGCCGCACCGCTGCCTCGAGGTGCCGCACGTCGACGACCGCCAGAACTGCATCGCCGGCCGCCCCGACCAGCGCTCCGGCGAGGAGTGCATCGCGTTCCTGCACCGCCCGCCGGTGCACTGCGACGCGCATGGGTGCatcgcgccgctgtcgccgccgccgccgccgccgccgccgatgcactatgctcctcctccaccggtATACTGA